The following proteins come from a genomic window of Rutidosis leptorrhynchoides isolate AG116_Rl617_1_P2 chromosome 10, CSIRO_AGI_Rlap_v1, whole genome shotgun sequence:
- the LOC139870976 gene encoding uncharacterized protein, which translates to MTTIKQKGHLWQDGTILVWHNGQKRTVGYKGDITKIMTTLLQLFEIKGQRQCDVASTYPLAPYVALRDKSSRIMKATLPNKTKFCLEIDGFDWRSRLIECHFWFPICDVLIHEKIKKPMDKKKLGYLGVFVAFSVLSLVCVCEGNQRILDKASYENVRIHNRDIHENMLSFVEYIYNSCKFSHEYFDIQDECFGPIATVDQVSIFCRKQLKQITKAIEYFGFNLPEATNSDSAVLRRALVSKAITGQTTNLDLSLLNYLNPKRSLSDNPIKVTSQEFGKRPNARILQPKRRRRRRRRRRRRRRHPRQPWTIPSPSPSQAFASAPTPDGAPSSPEGPTSSTFTPEEAPSFSPSYDMDTPPPPFFGGAPTPTLDTPPPPTLGGAPTPTFDTPPPAAFGGAPTPTFDTPPPPAVGGAPTPTLNTTPFPAPTPYGPPSSTPAPYKGPIRAPTPKPPKKPEPSPEHFPKPSPESVPDVEPYPQEKTSEKSDSSRKNNKERKLLIIAITSSIVAALAIFLLCLLCFYLLKKKKNRTESDDGQRKGKFFATASILRSKIVGSRRDGTRNISTKGGSMHGDEESGFGSSSLPLERSVPPPSSPSPPPPSPPPPPQAPPARPPPEAPLPPPLPPARVPNPPKPKPPPPGGLNRAGDDNNENGDSDANKAKLKPFFWDKVNTSPNRSMVWHDIKAGSFQFNEEMMENLFGYGATAQNKNDKGKNPLNIQSQPKLIQIIEPKKAQNLAILLKALNVTTSEVADALTEGNELPVEFIATLLKMAPTPEEELKLRSYSGNPALLGPAERFLKVMVDIPFAFKRLEALLFMGSLNEESSSVKDSFAALEVACTTLRNSRLFLKLLEAVLKTGNRMNVGTYRGGAQAFKLDTLLKLSDVKGADGKTTLLSFVVQEIIWSEGNKAVRRARAEQKNSSEDNVLQQLSKEELEIYLKKQGLEVVSKLSEELDDVKKAAHVDGDTLTSTVVKLGNMLRKTKDFVNNEMKTLEKDKDTEFRKFLMEFVDRAEAEILWLLEEEKRVMALVKRTGDYFHGKSRKDEGLHLFVVVRDFLVLLDNVCNEIRRTNVMKSKKTHSNSSGESSRDKLFPFNKGSHSGYSSSDDDDSEESDCPYVIKECGERL; encoded by the exons ATGACGACAATTAAGCAGAAAGGACACCTGTGGCAGGACGGTACAATCCTGGTATGGCATAACGGCCAGAAAAGGACAGTAGGGTATAAAGGGGACATCACTAAAATAATGACAACACTTTTACAgctttttgaaataaaaggacaaagacAATGCGACGTGGCATCAACATATCCTTTGGCCCCCTACGTGGCACTAAGGGACAAAAGCTCACGA attatgaaggcaACATTACCAAACAAAACCAAATTTTGTTTGGAAATTGATGGTTTTGATTGGAGATCACGGTTAATCGAATGCCATTTTTGGTTTCCGATTTGTGATGTTTTGATTCATGAGAAG ATTAAGAAGCCAATGGATAAGAAAAAGTTGGGTTATTTAGGTGTTTTCGTAGCGTTTTCTGTTTTATCGTTGGTATGTGTCTGTGAAGGAAATCAAAGAATCCTGGATAAAGCTTCATACGAAAATGTGCGTATACACAATCGTGATATACACGAAAATATG CTTTCGTTTGTTGAATACATTTACAATTCCTGTAAATTTTCACATGAGTATTTCGACATTCAGGATGAATGTTTTGGACCAATAGCAACA GTAGATCAAGTTTCAATATTCTGTAGGAAACAACTAAAACAAATTACAAAAGCTATCGAGTATTTTGGATTTAATTTACCAGAAGCAacaaattcagattcagcagtgtTAAGAAGAGCACTTGTAAGTAAAGCCATAACAGGCCAGACTACAAATTTGGATCTCTCTCTTTTAAACTACTTAAATCCCAAAAGATCCTTATCTGATAATCCCATCAAAGTAACTTCTCAAGAATTTGGTAAAAGACCTAATGCTAGAATCCTTCAACCAAAGCGCCGTCGACGGAGGAGGAGGCGGCGGCGGCGTAGGCGCCGCCACCCTCGTCAACCGTGGACAataccatcaccatctccatctcagGCATTTGCAAGTGCACCAACTCCTGATGGAGCCCCATCGTCACCCGAGGGGCCCACATCTTCGACGTTCACTCCTGAAGAAGCCCCATCTTTTTCTCCCAGTTATGACATGGACACGCCTCCACCACCCTTTTTCGGTGGGGCCCCTACACCCACTCTTGATACACCTCCACCACCCACTCTCGGTGGGGCCCCTACGCCGACTTTTGATACACCTCCACCAGCCGCCTTTGGAGGGGCCCCTACACCGACTTTTGATACACCTCCACCACCCGCTGTTGGTGGGGCCCCTACACCGACTCTTAATACAACTCCATTTCCAGCACCTACTCCTTATGGGCCTCCATCATCAACACCGGCTCCTTACAAGGGCCCGATTAGAGCACCGACTCCTAAGCCACCTAAAAAACCTGAACCATCTCCGGAACATTTTCCTAAACCTTCACCTGAATCCGTACCTGATGTTGAACCTTATCCACAAGAAAAGACCAGCGAGAAATCGGACTCATCACGTAAAAATAATAAGGAACGTAAGTTGTTGATAATCGCTATAACTTCAAGCATTGTAGCAGCTTTAGCCATCTTCTTGCTGTGTCTGCTTTGCTTTTATCTacttaagaagaagaagaatagaacTGAATCTGATGATGGACAAAGGAAGGGAAAGTTTTTTGCTACTG CTTCTATACTGAGATCCAAGATAGTTGGAAGTAGAAGAGACGGGACCCGTAATATATCAACCAAAGGTGGTTCAATGCATGGAGATGAAGAATCAGGATTTGGATCATCATCACTTCCACTAGAAAGATCCGTTCCTCCGCCATCATCACCGTCACCTCCAccgccatcaccaccaccaccgccgCAGGCTCCGCCTGCACGTCCTCCTCCTGAAGCACCTTTACCACCCCCACTACCACCAGCCAGAGTCCCTAATCCGCCAAAACCAAAGCCACCTCCCCCTGGTGGTTTAAATCGTGCTGGAGATGATAATAACGAAAATGGAGATTCTGATGCAAATAAAGCCAAGTTAAAACCCTTTTTCTGGGACAAGGTGAATACAAGCCCTAACCGGTCAATGGTTTGGCACGATATCAAAGCCGGATCGTTCCA GTTCAATGAGGAGATGATGGAAAATCTATTTGGTTATGGCGCAACGGCTCAAAACAAGAATGACAAAGGAAAGAACCCTCTAAATATACAATCTCAACCAAAGTTAATTCAGATTATCGAGCCCAAAAAAGCACAGAATTTGGCAATCCTCTTAAAAGCGTTGAATGTAACCACATCCGAAGTGGCTGATGCCCTAACGGAAG GTAATGAGCTTCCTGTTGAATTTATCGCAACTTTGTTGAAAATGGCACCGACCCCAGAAGAAGAACTAAAGTTGCGGTCATATAGTGGAAATCCCGCTCTTCTGGGACCCGCGGAACGATTCCTCAAGGTCATGGTTGATATCCCGTTTGCATTCAAACGTCTCGAAGCTTTGTTATTTATGGGCTCGCTTAATGAAGAATCTTCCTCAGTTAAAGACTCCTTTGCAGCTTTAGAGGTAGCTTGCACAACCCTAAGAAACAGCAGACTTTTCCTGAAGCTTCTAGAAGCAGTTCTTAAAACTGGAAACCGAATGAATGTCGGTACGTATCGCGGTGGGGCCCAGGCGTTCAAACTCGATACACTTTTAAAACTGTCGGATGTTAAAGGCGCAGATGGAAAGACTACTCTTTTGTCTTTTGTGGTTCAAGAAATCATTTGGTCTGAAGGAAATAAAGCTGTGCGACGAGCAAGGGCTGAACAGAAGAATTCATCCGAAGACAATGTTCTACAACAACTAAGTAAAGAGGAACTCGAAATTTACCTTAAAAAACAAGGACTCGAGGTTGTTTCTAAGTTAAGTGAAGAACTTGATGATGTAAAAAAAGCCGCACATGTTGATGGTGATACGCTAACATCAACTGTTGTAAAGCTGGGAAATATGTTAAGaaaaacaaaagatttcgtaaacaaTGAGATGAAAACTTTAGAGAAAGATAAAGACACCGAGTTCAGGAAGTTTTTAATGGAATTTGTGGATCGTGCGGAAGCTGAAATTTTGTGGTTATTGGAAGAGGAGAAGAGGGTAATGGCGCTGGTCAAGCGAACGGGTGATTACTTCCATGGGAAATCAAGAAAAGATGAGGGTCTACATTTGTTTGTCGTCGTTCGTGATTTTTTGGTACTATTGGATAATGTTTGTAATGAGATAAGAAGAACGAATGTGATGAAGTCGAAGAAAACTCATTCGAACTCGTCAGGGGAAAGTAGTCGTGATAAACTTTTTCCGTTTAATAAAGGGAGTCACTCGGGTTATTCCAGTTCAGATGATGATGACAGTGAAGAGAGTGATTGTCCTTATGTGATCAAAGAATGCGGGGAACGATTATGA
- the LOC139872066 gene encoding pentatricopeptide repeat-containing protein At4g38010-like yields the protein MIVFFLLSQLQKSQTMNSAVRMSTQTNKITYTHNTMIKSHLTNSNSHPKTATEIYVKMKRDGIQCDSYTYTFVLKACKMICGLWEGKQVHCEVVKVGFFDSDAFVRNGLIGLYCKCRQMKCSRVLFDEFDWKDLVSWNLILSGYVQIGDTVEAHKVFDEMPERDVVSWSVMIDGYGKKMGDVAQARLLFDRMQKRDVATWNTMIDSYTKVGDMVAARELFDVMEHKNIISWSIIISGYSQNQDPKEALNVFNLMLSCEVKQDNFCMVSAISACAQLGALDQGRWIHMYIKKKKIKLDIVVNTALVDMYMKCGSTKEARAVFSSMSERNVVTWNVMISGLGMNGFGKEALTYFDQMEQEKIQKDDLIYVSALSACSHGGFVTKGLEIFKKIQEPKVEHYGCLIDILARAGKLEQAVNFIASMPMKPNLDLWGSVLLGCRVHKNVVLGEFVLSRIKKLGGDDPGVDVLMSNLYADNCKWDDVLKMRKIVFEKGIIKESGKSVIEVANGGIMEFVCGRKAQFKNDDIEWALSSLSKMMDL from the exons ATGATTGTATTTTTCCTATTGAGCCAACTACAAAAATCTCAAACGATGAACTCCGCAGTCCGCATGTCCACTCAAACCAATAAAATAACGTACACGCACAACACCATGATTAAATCTCATCTCACAAACTCAAATTCACACCCAAAAACAGCTACAGAAATTTATGTCAAAATGAAAAGAGATGGGATACAATGTGATAGCTATACTTACACATTCGTGCTCAAGGCATGTAAGATGATATGTGGACTGTGGGAAGGCAAACAAGTTCATTGTGAAGTTGTAAAAGTAGGGTTTTTTGATTCGGATGCTTTTGTTAGAAATGGGTTGATCGGGTTGTATTGCAAGTGTAGGCAGATGAAGTGTTCTAGGGTTTTGTTTGATGAGTTCGATTGGAAGGATTTGGTGTCATGGAATTTGATATTGAGTGGTTATGTGCAGATTGGGGATACAGTGGAAGCacacaaggtgtttgatgaaatgcctgaaAGAGATGTTGTCTCTTGGTCTGTTATGATTGATGGGTATGGCAAG AAAATGGGTGACGTTGCTCAAGCTCGGTTGCTGTTTGACAGAATGCAAAAACGAGACGTGGCTACATGGAATACCATGATAGATTCGTACACAAAAGTGGGCGATATGGTGGCAGCTCGAGAACTATTTGATGTAATGGAAcataagaatataatttcttggaGCATTATCATAAGTGGATATTCGCAGAACCAAGATCCCAAGGAAGCACTAAATGTCTTCAATCTTATGCTTTCGTGTGAAGTAAAACAAGATAATTTCTGTATGGTGAGTGCAATATCAGCTTGTGCCCAATTGGGTGCACTTGATCAAGGAAGATGGATTCATATGTACATCAAAAAGAAGAAAATTAAACTGGATATTGTGGTCAACACAGCTCTGGTGGACATGTACATGAAATGTGGTAGCACGAAAGAAGCTCGCGCAGTTTTCAGTAGTATGTCTGAAAGAAATGTTGTTACTTGGAATGTAATGATTTCTGGGCTTGGTATGAATGGTTTTGGGAAAGAAGCTTTGACTTATTTTGACCAAATGGAGCAAGAAAAAATCCAAAAGGACGATTTGATATATGTTAGTGCGCTTTCAGCATGTAGTCATGGAGGGTTTGTAACAAAAGGTCTTGAAATCTTTAAGAAAATACAAGAACCAAAGGTTGAACATTATGGATGTTTGATTGATATTCTTGCTCGAGCAGGCAAATTGGAGCAAGCTGTTAACTTTATAGCATCAATGCCAATGAAACCGAATTTGGATTTGTGGGGTTCAGTTCTTTTGGGTTGTCGGGTACATAAAAATGTGGTTTTGGGTGAGTTTGTGTTGAGTAGGATTAAGAAACTTGGGGGTGATGATCCTGGGGTTGATGTGCTTATGTCGAATCTTTACGCTGATAACTGTAAGTGGGATGATGTATTGAAGATGAGGAAGATTGTTTTTGAAAAAGGGATTATAAAGGAGAGTGGAAAGAGTGTGATTGAGGTGGCTAATGGTGGTATTATGGAGTTTGTTTGTGGTCGAAAGGCTCAGTTTAAAAACGACGATATCGAATGGGCTCTTTCGAGCTTATCGAAAATGATGGATTTATAG